A part of Cervus elaphus chromosome 11, mCerEla1.1, whole genome shotgun sequence genomic DNA contains:
- the PDCL3 gene encoding phosducin-like protein 3, protein MQDPNADTEWNDILRKKGILPSKEDLKDLEKEAEEEEQRILQQSIVKTYEDMTLEELEDNEDEFNEEDERAIEMYRQQRLAEWKATQLKNKFGEVLEISGEDYVQEVTKAGEGLWVILHLYKQGIPLCALINQHFSALARKFPDVKFIKAISTTCIPNYPDRNLPTIFVYLEGDIKAQFIGPLVFGGMSLTLDELEWKLSESGAIKTSLEENPRKPVEDVLLSAVRCSVPARRDSDSEDD, encoded by the exons ATGCAG GACCCCAACGCAGACACCGAGTGGAATGACATCTTACGCAAAAAAGGCATCTTGCCCTCAAAGGAAGATTtgaaagatctggagaaggaggcagaagaagaggagcaGCGGATCCTCCAGCAGTCCATTG TGAAAACATATGAAGACATGACTTTGGAAGAACTGGAGGATAATGAAGACGAATTTAATGAGGAAGACGAACGTGCAATTGAAATGTACAG GCAGCAAAGACTGGCCGAGTGGAAAGCAACCCAGCTGAAGAATAAATTTGGAGAGGTTTTGGAAATCTCGGGAGAGGATTATGTTCAGGAAGTTACGAAAGCCGGTGAGGGCCTGTGGGTCATCCTGCATCTTTACAAGCAAGG GATTCCCCTCTGTGCTCTGATAAATCAGCACTTCAGTGCACTTGCCAGGAAGTTTCCTGATGTCAAGTTTATCAAAGCCATTTCAACCACCTGCATCCCCAATTACCCTGATAGGAATCTGCCCACGATATTTGTGTACCTCGAAGGTGACATCAAGGCCCAGTTTATCGGCCCTCTGGTGTTTGGTGGCATGAGCCTGACGCTGGATG AGTTGGAGTGGAAGTTGTCTGAGTCTGGAGCCATCAAGACGAGCCTGGAGGAGAACCCCAGGAAGCCCGTGGAAGACGTGCTGCTGTCCGCGGTGCGGTGCTCCGTCCCCGCCAGGAGGGACAGCGATTCCGAGGATGACTGA